TAGTGAGAGCTCTAGATTGATGGTCAGCATCATAAGCTCAGTTCCTAGAAGTGACACTGCCAGATTAAACTTATAGATTTAGAATGAGGAAaattggaaggagaaggaagtaTCCTGACAAACATTTATgctattatattaaaaaaaaaattgagttgGTACACACAGCTGGTAAAGATTTCTGATAATACAGTACATAGTCTAAAAGATTAAGCTAAAAATTATAGTCAGACCCATATACTGTGGTAAAACCATATAACTTTCTGACAAAACAGAATGATGGCTTGGTTTTAATGGTTACAAACATTGATACAACTGAGAGAGGAGCTAATACTCAGCCCTGCTGTACACCACCACAGTAAATTCTTCCCAGGCTTTCTGACAGCCTTTCTGGCTTTGACACCCTTGACTACAACACACTGAAGGCACCATTCCATAGGAAACAGCAAACTGAATTGTAGATCACATCACTCTGCCTGCAACACATCACTGCAACACagagaagaacagaaatatgACACTGTCATAGTGTTCTTCCTCATATGAAGCAAGTCCTCTGTGCACACCATTGGAGCATGTTGAATGCTTTGTACCAAACTTTTTGGCTCCCTCTTGTGTCAAGAGAACAATGGGAACTGCTGGACACATCAAGATGTATTAgaccagggctgcagggacaaaAGCCTGAGAATGAGTCCATGACATGGTATTTTCCTCATCTTCTCTCCCCCACAAAAAAAGGATGTTAAAACCAAAAGGGAAACACTCCCTAACTCCTTTACTTATGGAAAAAAAGGcggggaaagaaaacatttgcatgAAGGTTAGAGACAGAGAAAAgttccctctttccttttgcattttgctgACCTGCTAGCACTTTTCTGTAGTTTCAAAGCACAAATGATGCATACAAGATTTATATATGAGCACTCTGTCAGATGCCCCAGTTTGCAGTGACCATAGGTTATCTAGTCAAGCTCCAGAAGGATGAAGGACTCAGCAGCTAGGACTGGGAAATAACCAAAGGATAACTAagcccaaaacacagcatttaacACACTGCATTCTTGTAAAACCTGGCAAGATCACTAGTCTTTGAAGTTGGTgcctaaatattaaaaataaaaacagcatcTTGCTCTTGTTCTGTGAATTGTGCTTGTCTGAAAACTCAGTGAGAAAATGAGGAATATGACCTATTTGCTACAGGCTGTGACAGTCATCAGGGGTTCACTGGGGAAGCCTGGCACCTTATTTACTGTGTGCATTTCATGCAAAATtcttctattaatttttaaagctgtagATATTACCTTGCCCCCTTCCTGCTCACCCCCATATTTCTCTTAAATTCAGCCACAGCACCACTACTCAGAAGGCCACCTCAACACCCCAGAAAACTCACCCAAATACTCCTAGGCTAAAGTGTATTTCACCTGTTCGCAGCTTCACTGAAATAGAGTCCGAGCAGTAAGCTTCAAATATATTATCTTAGCTCTCTTTTACTTGCAATGAATAACACCATGACAGCCTTATGGAGTCTCAGGTGAGAACTAGGATCCCTGGGCATCAGGGACTGTAGAACGTAAGACACGTTAAAAGTCCTAAAAGACACACTCAGAACACAGTATATCCCAAAGACCCAGAGTGCTCACATCTTCACTTCTTTAAAGCATTGCAGACAGAGGTCTTCCAGAAGAATGAAGTTTAGAACAGGAAAATTCATCAATTACTGTGATTTACTGCGTAAGagtttattaataattttgcaGAGTGAAAAACAGTTTTGGACAAGGGTGGCAagtaactgaaaacaaaaaccgGATTGCCAGTCAACAAAACTGCCCTCAGGAAGTAAAATGATGCTAGAAAAGTAGATCATGGTCCTTTTTGTGGCAAAATGTCTTGTTTTTTCAATCTAGAAAATCTTAGCTCATATTTTAACACCTCACACAAACCCACTATCAACAGCTTGGTGTAtattaaaaagtttattttaaaagtgaattattgaaataaatttgaCCTTTGTTAAACTATATCTACTCTATTTTCTATCATACTACTCACTAAATTGTGCCAATAAAATCAATATTGTTTGGTTAAAACATAATGGACTTGAGTTATGCAGATAATTAGTTCTGCCACCAAACAGTGCAACTGAAGGATAAGCCCAGTTCTGTGATGTACATGGACTGCATCTTTGACCCTGGAATGAGACACATGTACTCAAAACTTTGACACTAACCCTACAAGTAATTCAATTGGATGAAGAAGTCAGACCTAAATCAAACAGCATCACAGTATTGCATAAATACATACTACTGATCAATAAACACTAATTTGAAAACATTAGTTgttggagggatttaaaagtgACAGGGTTTTTCAGCAAAAGGCTGACCTGCACATTTTCCAGTGTAAAAACATCCTGCCAAAGGTTGATGAATTTTATTCTCATGTGagtcacagaaataattaacaTCTTACTTTATTGACCAATAGAATCCACAATAATTGCCCCAGACTATCCCCAAACAAAAGGATTAAAGCTCCATTTCCCAAAAGTGCACCCAAAATCTTAACTAGCTTAAACAAAACAAGTGACAcgtttctttttattttcaaacaatttGGGAGTTTCTTCTTGCTTGAAATAGATTCTACTGTATTAGGATGCTACATGCCAATACATCACAATGACATGAAAAATCTGTACTTCTTTTTCGTTTAACAGTCAGAATTCAGCTGTCTAAACACCAGCCCTAAGTGCCATATAGGGTGTACAAGCGACCATGAAGTAACTGCCTAGGACTTCCAGGTGGCCAACTACACCCTCAGCCAGGATGCCCTAAGACCTTTAACTGGGGTAAACTGTGACATTTAGGCAGTGGAACTGATCTCAGAATCCTTATACTTTCCAgaatttgtttctattttcttccaaagtcaTATCTATCCAACCTGCTCAAAATGAATTTGCAAGTATTGTAGATTGCTACAAATGTACTTTTCCAGCTGGTAGAAATTGCATATTTCTTCTGTGCAGCTTACCAGTTAAGGaggacagaaataatttcagggTTAGCTGAAAAGTCTTGATAAAAGCTGCTTCCAGAAGATTATTCAGTAACTAAAAATCTTTACATAGAACACTTTATTTTGGTGGAAAACATAAACCTGTATCAAGACAGAGAACCACcggaaatttaaaaaatgtttaatttacagcaaaaccagaatttcTGTGATATAAATGCATTCTAGTGAGACAGAAAGATATCCTGGATTTTGGGGACACATATTTGGGCCACATGTGCCCATTAAAGACTTTGACTTTAATCCACACCATCTGTTCACAGTGTCATTTTGCCTGTCCAAATCCAGCAATCAGGGCTACAAGGCCTGAAATCAGGGCAAAAAGGCCAAACACTGGGAACACTGGAGACTCCTCCAAGACCTTTCATTAAGGCCACCTGAAAATTACTTTGGCTCAAGAGAGCAGAACAAGAGCCCTCCTAAACAAAAAAGTGAGGTGTTTATAATGCCCATGACTCTTGACTATTCTGCAGACAGATGGTCTACCTTGTAAAACATCTGCTCACTTTTAAGTTTCCAGTGGCTGGAGAGGCTCTACACTTGCTTCAAACCTATTCCCAAGAACACTAATGGGTGTTTCTTCAGCCACAACACTCCCTCCCAAGGAACATGCATTTCTCCATTCCATTTACATACATACCATTGGtttgcagtgctgctttccctgcattTTGTCCCCAACTTCTTGCTTAAGGCAGTCTAATTCTGAGAGAGCCTGTGTCAAACGAGTTTTCATTTCTTCGTACCTTGTTTCAGCGAAACCAAGTTCTCTGTACCACTTCTGAGCCtaacaggaagaacaaaaattacTGAGTATAATTAGTCCAGCAGTGGTATCATTTTTCAATACCAGCTTACAACCACAGATTTGAGGCTGCTCTCTACATCATAACTTTTGGACTGTTATAAACTGATTAAATTAAATGGAATTATACAATACACTACAATATTATCATAAGAAATTAATGCAATTTTAGAAGGACATCCTATAGAATATCTCACTAGCTCTATGCGAAAAATAGTATTTAGATTTATTCTAAATGTGAAGGTACcatgaatattttgaataaagtttaaaaaagcagtGGTGTATACAAACATGATTTCAGAGATTACATCTTTGAAAGCCCTCAGAGCAAAGTGAAAGTAAGCTTTTATTAGCTGTGTAGgggaaaaagtttttcttgaGGAATGtttcctggtttcagctgggacagaattaattttctccttagTAGCTGGCACAATGCTGTGTTTGATTCAGTATGAGAAGCAAAACAACAatgtcaaaaatgaaaaatgaaaagaaggggaaaaaaagccctccCTATGTTCACCTTTTAATTCTTTCTAGGGTGTCTTTATTCCACTTACACACATTAACTgtagctttaaaaacaaaagcaaacccaaaccaaaaatcacAAACAAGCCCCTCAATAGCTCTGCTGGTCACCTGACAGCAATCTCTCCTTCATATGATAGatcattttttcctcccttctgaAGCAAAGGTTTCACATTATTTTAAGTAAACTGAGGAAAGTATTGTAACACACAACTTCTGTATAACACACAAAAGGATTAGAAGGACCCAAGTTAATTAGattttacaaaagaaacaaaagtaaaactATATCTTCATGTTCAAAAGACAAGGTCAGAAGTCCTTGCCTAAACATCCAACAGTCATCCAAATCCATCCCTTTATTCCAGTTGCCTCACCTGAAAGCTGGGAAGTCTTATAAAGCAGTTGTCAAAGGACAATAATTTTGTACAACCACCATGAAAACCCtattgctatttttcttttacatagTCAACACACATGTTGGCTGCCAATGGTTTGTCCACAGGGAGTGTGAGTGATGCCTGTTACAGCCCTATAAATATATACTTGCCATAAAAACAATACATTCTGCTTAGACATGCATAGAGTGGAGATTGACTAATAAAAAATAGGAATGTGAATATCTAGTGCATTTGGAAAGGCACAACACTGAAAGCTTCCTCAGATGGAGTCAAAAGTGCAGATTTACTCGAGAGAGGCACAGAACTACCCCATCCAAACAAGTCTCCAAGTAGGTGGTGCTGGACTTGGTGTGGAGAGAAGGGGCAGCATGTCTGGCAGTGCCTCTGGATATGGCAAAGGCCTGACAGCGCCAGGCTGCACAGGATCTAGCTTCTCATTCAAAAACTACTTTCAATTCAGGTTTGCAGTAACCCTCAGtgcttctgctgccttctcctcctgcttaTTCTCAGTGATGTAGAGGGAAGCAGCCTGCCCAGAGATGGCCAGAGTAGGCAGGTTGTTGTGTGTGCCTGTGTCAGGCACTCAGCCCCTGCCACAGTGTCCTGCAGGAATGCAGCTTCACTTTATGTTCTAAGTGACTGTGCTATTCATCACTCAAAGATCAGGGGAACATTTTGGTTCTGCAGATCAGAGACTTTCCTGTTTTGCAAAAGTGTTAAAGCCTGGCAGAAAGAAGACAGCCGTGttagaaaacagaagcaaaaacaaATTTGCTCCTCAGACGTACATCAGAGTAGAAGGTTACCTCTTTTTTTGACTTTTCTAATTCCTTTTGCTGTACTTTTAGctcctcttctgcctttctAACTTGCTCTTTCATCATACTGTAGCTTTCAAAGATGATGCCCTGGATAGACAAAAAGACATGATGATTCTTCTCACCTGTACAAAATGGCACATTTATAGAATGTTGTTTATAGAACAACATATGGTTTTCTccaaaattactaaaaaaattgcataaaatCAACAtattacatataaatatttccCTGTTGACTATTCTCAACTGAAGTAGTAATTCTGCATTTATAAGTGCATAGTAATCTCCACAGAAATTCACTGTGGTGTAAGCTACCTgactacaaaggaaaaacatggaTGTGAAATCCAGCACGAGTGAAGATCCTGTCTTTAGACATATGTTTCATATGcatcaaaacaataaaaaaattagacccaatcagaataaaaattagtaAATGAACATGTGCACACTTTTCACCAAGACATGATTTTTTCACCATTATAACAAGTTTCCTTCTGTTAGGAGAACTTGTGGTGGAATAAAAGCTTCTTGGAAAAGCTTTTACTCTTGCAGTaagataaaaaaatttttaaaagcctgaacAGTGCAGTCTTTTAAGTATTATTTTTGACTTTGTAGATTGCTGTATCACTTTAACATTCTCTAATACAAcattccaaaaaaacccctttctgGCATTTTGCCTTCTATTTCAAAGTTAACTTTATCACCTCAGCTCACGTTAGAGGTTACAAAGTTTCCTCCATCACAAAGGCAATTCAGCTTTGCCCTCCAAATAACATTGGTACCTCCCTTTCTTTAGAAGATCGTGCTCGATAACATTCCTTACTGTTAGTATTTACCTTTTTCCCAGGGGAATAATCTGAAGGATCTATAGGCAGAACTCCCTGTTCTTCAGTTTGTGTTACACTACATGCTGTTCCAACTTTCTTTGGCTTAAGACCATGTTGTTGACTTCCTTCTTTTAGTTTtactatatttttctttgttcctatacttttctcttttctcagctCTTCACAGGTGAAACCTAAAGAAGACAttaattctttcaaatttttattttctaaaataaagtttgcatttgctttctgaaattcCTCAAGCTGTTCTGAAGTTTCTTGCTTGATTCTGTCTATCTCTCTTTTCAGTacacatttttcctcctgtaaaTCAGAAATGGTTTGATAACAGCTAGTTTTGCAATCTTGGAGTTCTGAAACTAAGATCCTATATTTGTCTTGCTCACACTTTATCTCTGCCAAATGTCCCaacaaagtttctttttcacCTTCTGAAAAAGCTATTCTTTGtaaatttttctgtctctcctgtACTAATTCATTACATTTTGCTACATAGTTTTCATTGTCTTGTAATAATTTAGCCATTTCTTTGAAGcatctgcttctctcttcttttaggtcagaaagcagctggaaatacctcattttccttccattcaGGGATAGAACACTCCCGTGAAGTTTATTTGATGCAATTGTCAATGAGTCCTTTTCAGAAttcctatttttctcttcaacaTATGAGAGATTCTTAGGGAAAGTTTCAACTAAAAATGTTCCTGGGGTCatggtgttttcttctgtaaagTTATTATAACATCCACCAGCAACTTCTTTCTCATTAATTAAGTTTTGGAATGAAACAATGTTAGCCTCATCTACTGCTAAAACGTATTGAAAATATGCATCCATCTCCTCTTCCAGGGCACGCATCATCTGAGCATATCTGTCATTCTCCTGTTGTAATATGCAGACTTTTTTGGAGTAATTTTCATTCTCTTGCATCAGCAGAAATATCCTCTGAGAACATGCAGCCACTGCTTTTTCCAGTACAGATATTTTCACATTACATTCATTTCCAGCTTCCAGGGATGACAGATGACAGAAACACTCATAAAAAGTGTTCCCTGGTAGGAATAGTTTTCTTAAGCACACAGCCCTCTCTTGCAGAGGAAACAGTAAGTTTAGTGGATACCTCTTTTCATCTGACCAAAAAAATTTCTGAGAGTATGCATGTTGCATGTTTTTAGCAGCTATTTTTTGACACGAGAAATCCTCCTCATTTGGTTCACACAGTTTCAAAGTCTggtctttcatttttttcaggcCAATATTACTGGAGGGCCTTGTTTGGTGAGTTGGTTTCTGagcctgcttttccttctcttccatttcAGTTAAGTCTTCTCCATTGCATCTGCTATTCACATCAGGGATGCAGTTTTCTGAGATATTTTCTTCGTCCACTTGTTCAGGACTCCcttcaaaacactttttaaagtctttaaaagCAACAGAGAAACTTTGGGCAATCTGTGTGCTACAGAGATTCTCTTTAGCTTCCACTCCTTGCTTCCCAGGCCTGAATAATTCAGTTTTGTGGAAAACTTTAGGACTTTCCTCAAGATCACAGGTCAGCTGTTGTTGTTGGGCTTTctcattctgtatttcttctcttttagcTCTCCCTGTAAAGATTTTTTGGTGATACTTTTCATCATCAAAATCTTTATCCAGACATATATTTTCACTTATGCTTTTTGGCAGAATTTGCATGTTTCCCCAATGTTTTTCCATGTTGCATCCTTCTAGAGACGATGCAAAAATTTCAGCCACAGCGGAAGGCAACTTTGCATGAAGAAGTTCAGGAGCTTTGTCATAAAATCCTCCTTTTGCAACAATGCAAAGGCCATCAGACCAAAGATCAGTATTTGCCTCACAGAAACTCAAACTCCTCACTTTCTTCACAGAGGTGAAAGCTGCTGTGGGGCATCTTCCAAGTTCAAACCAGGTCAGCTGGAGCTTCTTCCTCATTAGGGCTTCAACCACAGAAGCAGGGAATGTCTTCACTGGTAGAGTTATACTTTGTGtcttcaagagaaaaaaggtTTCTTCATCCTTGGTTTCCTTAATTGTCTCATTGATAGAGAACTTTGCAGAACAAGGGggaagcagccctgctgcatgATGACTTGGGGTACACCTGAGCAAAGTGAAACTCCCTTCTAGAGTACTTGCCCTCTGTGGTCCAAGAGTGACCTGGTGATagcaaatgagaaatgtttcaaactgaaaaatatatacTAAAGTGTGCTGCTAATCataatttgttttttacttcATTCATAAAATACTTGATTACAAATTGATGAGAAAAAGCCATTTCCATACAAAGGGTTTTCAAATTACTTAAAGACTTGCAACAAGAGTAATGTTACAAATTAGGTATGAGTACTTCAATCATTTTCTTAGTGCACACCTGTATACACCTTGTAAAGCATCTGTAGTGGCCATGatttaaagctgtttttataTTCACCTTTAAATACACCAACTCTTCATTTTCTCCCCAATTTCACACGCTCCCTGTGCACAAAGATAGCAAGAACAGCAGTAACTTTTCTTCTCACCTGCTCAGCCTCAGGTAGACCAGCAAGTTTCACAAAGGCACTGGAACTGCACTCCAAAACTGGTCCAGGTTCTTCTGGTAGCTCCTCCATCTTCTTTAGTCCATCACAAGTACAGGCTGGTGTTTCTGTCGTGATAAAGCACAGGACAAATGTAATGTCTCTCCCCAGACagttacacaaaaaaaaaacccaaaaccatcTGAGCAGAtgttttgaacagaaaaatattttagtgagaGTATGCTCAAAATTACCTTCTCTACCAGCAGCATACACAACAAGTGAGTGATACAGATACAAGCACGAtgttaaacaagaaaacaagctTCACAAAAACCCATAAATATTGAAGTCTAAAGTAAGTTTTATTTAGGGTTCATGGTTCCCAGTTCCCAAAGcatttagaaatggaaaacacaCTTCATTACAGTGGGCAGGTGAAAACTTATAGATTAAACTTACAGGTTAAAATTATTCAGTGCAGGTCTGCATTTACATGCACTAAAATTTGCTACAAAATTCCCATTAATTTATGCTGGAAGAATTTACCTGATACAATTTTCCAGCATCAGAACCTTCACGTTGTTTGGTCTGAACAGCAAATCTGACTGCTGCACAGCATTCCCAAATACTATGCTTCATCGAGGACATACAAAGTACCCCCTCACCTCTGAAAGTTCCAAGATTTCTTGCAAAAGCTCATTATGTGAATGGTGGCAAACAGTTAATGTTTCACCTTCCTCAGATACAGTTTACAGATGAGGAGGATTTTCGAAGAGTTTACACATTCTAAGTCATGCACAACCCAATGAAATCATCTTCACTTTAttgcacagaaatgaaagcaaaaactgATTTCTTTGTATACCAGACTCTTTATCATGTAGCAGCACAACTGGAGTTTGAGTAGCTCTGCTTCTGAGTGAATCCAAGACTGCTCTCCATTTCAGATTCTGAACTTCATCCTGAATTAGATCTCCATTCTTaagagggaagagggggaggagaagaaaaaaaaaccccacagaatacatatatatatatatatatatatatatatatacatatatatatatatatatacacatgtgGTGTCTGTGATATGAAAACCAGGCACATAAATTTCCTCTGCTATTTTACATTCAAAAGACCTATTATTTCGTTAGAACTTCTATTGTTTTATaccattttcttatttcaacattttccaGTAAATGTTGTAGTTGTAAATTTTCCCCTAGTTTTCCCCTTCATACTTTATAAAgcattaaggaagaaaatatgagtCATAAGCATGTAGTATGTCAGATCACAGGTGGAACAGTGACTAAATCAACAAAGGTCATCAGCAAAGATAAAACAAAGTCCCATCAAGTAGGGAATGAGACTAACAGTTCAGCGCCCTGCTAAAAAGACAATTGTTCCTAAGTTGGAAGAACTCAAAGCTGAACAATCATTCCAAacaagacttttatttttccattcatgATTTAATTGCAAATTTCATATTCTGCTCTTGACATTCATCTTGAGTCCCTGACTGAATTTGACACTTCCTGATGCAAAACAGATACCCCTATTGCTTGATAATAGCAGATCACATTTCACATGCACTGTGCTCATTTTCAGTGAACAGAAGAATCAGATTTGATTGTCTCAACAAAACACATCATTGAGATGGTAACCAAAACAGCTACACCACAGAAACCAAGCCAACACAGGCACTTTTGTcttcctgcactgctctgcatcaaatgccagcagaaaataaatctggtCCCTTTGCACTGAgctacagttttaaaattacatatgGATGGGATAGGCAATGACTTCCAAGTCTTCAGTTCGTAGTGAGTCAGAAAAGGCTGCTGATTTCCCACAGGATCCCCAgtgagatttttatttcaaccCAAGTCAGTTGCCTCAATGTTGTGCTCTATTAAAATATGTTGATTAAGAGACACAGCTTAAGTGGAAACTACCACACTTCCAAGATTTCTTCCCTTATTTTCTCAGTAATATCAaataatagaatggtttgggttgaaaagtaccttaaaggtcatctaaaGGTCATAGTTACAACCCCTCAGTCAGgagcaaggacaccttccactataccaggttgctcaggccccatccaacctggtcttgaacactcccaggggGAGGGCATCcacaacatctctgggcaacctgtttgAAACTAATGCCAATTCCTTGGAACACATTCATTCCTTTCCTGCAcctcttcctttatttcttcacagagaTCAACTCTTGATTGATATGTGGGTACTGTCAAAAGAAAGTTACTCGAAATGATGTATAAGATACAATGCTTGGATGGCAGAACATCACACTGAGAAATCAAGACCTCAGCTGTCAtgtgaaagctgcagaaagatgCATTGCTTGGTGTTCCATACTTTTCCTTCACCTTCAACAAGCCCCCTAATGCTCACATCTAGAAACTGGTAAGTCAACACACAGCCACATGTAACAAGCTGCTTTCTCCTGTGTGTTCACTTCTCATTCAGGCACATACTGCAATTGGAACATCGCAGACAGGATTCTGATACTGAGATTGGAAATTCAAATTTTCTACAAGATTTATGTGACTACATTCCACCACGAGATGCAGTTCACCTCTTGGAGCTCAGTCTAATTGGATCTGGTATTACTGATGAAGATGCAGTAATGACTAAGGCtagtctttaaaaataactgatgtGATTGGTATTTGAGTGACATGGTATTTACTGAGAAATCTCGTACTGTGTGTATTTCACAGGAGTGTGATAAGCCTGTCTTCACAAACTaattttttcctggctgtgaaATAGGGAAATGATGCCATTTGCTCTTTCACTGAGAAATATTATACAAGCAGTTTTCTAGGAAACTAACAGCCCAAAAATCTTTCTTGTATTGCacacaatttttcatttttatagctGTTGATGGAGTATGATGAGCTTAAATAGGATTTTTCTTGTAACTATTTTGGCTTAAATACTACAAGACTGAGGCGATGAGACTGAGAAATTCTATTTTAATAGGTGCCAGTAAAACTCCAGATAAGGGGGAAAAACCCttttcagttttacagaaaaacaccagatgtctccctcctccttttaTCACAGATATTGaaattttttccctgctatCTCAAGTCACTTTCTACTAGAAAAATGCAAGTGTATTTGTAGTAccaaaagaggaggaagagacaACCAGAAATGCAGAAGGCACAAGATTTGATGCTGCTGATGCTATACACAGTATTTAAAGTAAACACAAATTATGGCCTGTTCATTTATACCAAAGATTGGGTAACTGAGACTCTAACCTCCTATGACAtaagaaatgtaaattaatgCTTAGAAAAGAAATGGTTAGAAAACTTcatgtagagaaaaaaataggctTTTATTAGAGTACAGCATAGAAAGAGTCTTTTTTCTTGAAGACTTCTTGGATTGGTCTCAGGCAATTAGAGAGTTATGTATCTTGCTTTCACACCTTCAAATAACCcaacatttttgttcttcttttctcaaTTTTATCAAACCAATTGTAATTCTTCACTACTTCTTCTCTGGCTCTGAAAGCCCTCACTCCTCTTGATTTCAGCTCTGCAGTCCCCTCATAGTACATTTGTTTGTTGTACCTGTTTACAACTCAGTGCAAGACCCTTGAGAagtatcttaaaatatttttaaaaagtattcttCATTCCCAAGGAAAAGTGAATAGACTATTTAAAATAACTATAGCAATGGATCAGGGTAAGCAGTTGGTCTTTCTGCCGCGTCGGGGCAGCTACAGAGACACATGGGGTGAGGTGCAACTTCTGAGCTGTCCACAGAGGTCACCCACGTGCTGCTGGTTACTGCTGGATGATCTCACCACTCTCAGAGAAAACCTCCTGGAGCTCACTGCTTTGGGACTGTAAAACCACTAATGGTATAAAATCACCAGGCCTGCAAAGGTGCATTCCACCACCAGGTTaaaaaatttgtctttatttcctCTAGCTTTACGGATACAAGATCCTCTCTAGCTTCTCCCAGTTCTGGAAGTACTCACAGTCTGACTGACCTCCTATATGAAAGGGTTTTGTTCATGCCCACTACCTCTTGGTTAACTGCAGTTAAAATCAGGAGAATTCTTGGGATATCAGGTCACAATCTGTCTGAATGAGTGTGAGGCTTGGCTGATTTCACTTTAAATAAAGTCTCAGAATAAAAATACCCTCCACCTCAGTGCATGAAGAATAAAACTTTGTTTGA
This window of the Corvus cornix cornix isolate S_Up_H32 chromosome 4, ASM73873v5, whole genome shotgun sequence genome carries:
- the JAKMIP1 gene encoding janus kinase and microtubule-interacting protein 1 isoform X6, translated to MKELELSHKALLVMIDQLNVKLNQVENAHVRIKGKLRDIQGDLISLVENQKKSEKKQKEKLHWLQEQLKTKEDEIKSQSEYFEHYKQRQRQQTAVLRKRDCYLQGEVSRLEKQVRDLNAHIALLTSELEEGMVQHLQQKLQSVCSGTQGCKHPGVEEMEWKTCTENAEHDVKRHCEAFQQNLKFLREKEEDTRREQADLLTELQCSQDAEDFLRTKLEESHHHVYSLKLPEIKLQEKVEELLDGNRTSEDQGSVKLKKKKEKYPELKRLAEGDSRVNVVSQLNGDLIQDEVQNLKWRAVLDSLRSRATQTPVVLLHDKESETPACTCDGLKKMEELPEEPGPVLECSSSAFVKLAGLPEAEQVTLGPQRASTLEGSFTLLRCTPSHHAAGLLPPCSAKFSINETIKETKDEETFFLLKTQSITLPVKTFPASVVEALMRKKLQLTWFELGRCPTAAFTSVKKVRSLSFCEANTDLWSDGLCIVAKGGFYDKAPELLHAKLPSAVAEIFASSLEGCNMEKHWGNMQILPKSISENICLDKDFDDEKYHQKIFTGRAKREEIQNEKAQQQQLTCDLEESPKVFHKTELFRPGKQGVEAKENLCSTQIAQSFSVAFKDFKKCFEGSPEQVDEENISENCIPDVNSRCNGEDLTEMEEKEKQAQKPTHQTRPSSNIGLKKMKDQTLKLCEPNEEDFSCQKIAAKNMQHAYSQKFFWSDEKRYPLNLLFPLQERAVCLRKLFLPGNTFYECFCHLSSLEAGNECNVKISVLEKAVAACSQRIFLLMQENENYSKKVCILQQENDRYAQMMRALEEEMDAYFQYVLAVDEANIVSFQNLINEKEVAGGCYNNFTEENTMTPGTFLVETFPKNLSYVEEKNRNSEKDSLTIASNKLHGSVLSLNGRKMRYFQLLSDLKEERSRCFKEMAKLLQDNENYVAKCNELVQERQKNLQRIAFSEGEKETLLGHLAEIKCEQDKYRILVSELQDCKTSCYQTISDLQEEKCVLKREIDRIKQETSEQLEEFQKANANFILENKNLKELMSSLGFTCEELRKEKSIGTKKNIVKLKEGSQQHGLKPKKVGTACSVTQTEEQGVLPIDPSDYSPGKKGIIFESYSMMKEQVRKAEEELKVQQKELEKSKKEAQKWYRELGFAETRYEEMKTRLTQALSELDCLKQEVGDKMQGKQHCKPMPVYTLKDAQEKEVNKIASKRLEQQVLTLKAQLRDQAALQNQFHDLQNEVELLQAQLCEKDKELQKRKSEVKLTLAPLKAKLACLTQKCQERNSFIRRMHGEFQRQGIINSAFDEEVKNLVEDMTLAEYIVAFTPVCDQEVLPSSTDISQANGQPEDHVACAKGNGMTGSIPENSQPGVDGLHSSHITPNVCAGSPMRVTSPERIIALHRELRENHHKNFQIPSVVPSGSKPRAGPNPPVIPEEAPWPVLSGMKDAAVPPEPGMSLPVGLVCII